One Pan paniscus chromosome 16, NHGRI_mPanPan1-v2.0_pri, whole genome shotgun sequence DNA segment encodes these proteins:
- the PGPEP1L gene encoding LOW QUALITY PROTEIN: pyroglutamyl-peptidase 1-like protein (The sequence of the model RefSeq protein was modified relative to this genomic sequence to represent the inferred CDS: inserted 1 base in 1 codon) — protein sequence MDTAAKAIILEQSGKNQGYRDADIRGFWPEGGVCLPGSPDVLESGVCMKAVCKRVAVEGVDVIFSRDAGRYVCDYTYYLSLHHGKGCAALIHVPPLSRGLPASLLGRALRXHHPGNAGRRGKAQAQSPVRRKLNHGPSSQRELTGGLLL from the exons ATGGACACCGCCGCCAAGGCGATCATTCTGGAACAGTCTGGCAAGAACCAAGGCTACCGGGACGCCGACATCCGCGGCTTCTGGCCCGAGGGCGGCGTGTGCCTACCTGGCAGCCCAGACGTGCTGGAGTCAGGGGTCTGCATGAAGGCAGTCTGCAAGCGCGTAGCTGTGGAGGGTGTCGATGTGATCTTTTCCCGAGATGCAGGCAG ATACGTCTGTGATTATACCTATTACCTGTCTCTGCATCATGGAAAGGGCTGCGCGGcactcatccatgtccctccactATCACGCGGGCTCCCGGCCAGCCTGCTGGGAAGAGCCTTGA GTCATCATCCAGGAAATGCTGGAAGACGTGGGAAAGCCCAAGCGCAAAGCCCAGTTCGAAGAAAACTCAACCATGGTCCTTCCAGCCAAAGGGAACTGACCGGGGGATTGCTCCTTTAG